The sequence acaatgactgaaaccagcccactgaatgaaaaaaatgggctgtgaggtcagctcCTGGATTATTACTATCCAAACTGGCATGACCAAAGATCAACAACCGCTGAACAAAGACCATCGCTGAACCAattttacaatgctgtgattgcagccatttgcTAACTCACTTTTAGTGAattttacaaatgatcttcttggCCCCTGACAGTAGTCAGTCTAGCTtatcctgctagacctcagcgTTCGATaatgttgaccataatattctattagagcgattagaacatgctgtaggtattacaggtactgcactgaaGTGGCATGTATCATATCGATCAAATAGCATCCAATTGTTCTGTAGTTTCTGTGCCAGGACCAGtttacatgcttcccttaggcagtatcatcagaaggcATAGGAtgaattttcactgctatgcagatgacacccaactttatctatgcatgaagccagataacacaccaATTAGTTTGATGTGTGTTAGAAAAATGTCTTAAAGGCATacagacctggatgacctccaattttctgtttctaaattcacagaaaactgaggttattgtactcggccctaaaattcctagaaatatggtatctaaccagatacttactctggatggcattgctttggcctccagtaacactgtgaggaaccgtGGAGTCATTTTTAACTAGGATATTTCCCTTAatgtacattttaaacaaatatgtaggactgctttttttccacttgcacagtatctctaaaattagaaatatcctgtctcagagtgatgctgaaaaactagttgatgcatttattacttttagGCTGGATtagtgtaattcattattatcaggaagtcctaaaaacttcctgaaaagccttcagttaatctaaactgctgcagcaagagtactgacagggactaaaagagagagcatatttctcctatactggcttcccttcattggctccctgttaaatccagaattgaattaaaaaatcctgctcctcacatacaaggtcttaaataatcaggccccatcttatcttaatgatgTCATAGTATTGTATCCTtgcattagagcacttcgctctcagaccacaggcttacttgtggttcctagagtatttaaaaggtGAATgggagccttcagttttcaggccttTCTTCTGTGGAAtatgggagacagacactatctctacttttaagattaggcttaaaactcctttttgctaaagcatatagttagggctggatcaggtgactctgaatcctcccttagctaTCCTGCAACAGGTGTAAgctgctctcttccacagcatgtcttttatcctgttttccttctctcaccccaccTGGTCGCGGTCCCTGAGCCTGGATCtggtggaggtttcttcctgttagaagggagtttttccttcccactgtcaccacttTGCTTGATCATAGGGGGTCATTgtattgttggggttttttctctgtatgtattagggtctaccttaaaatataaagcaccttaaggcgactgttgttgcgaTTTCgttctgtataaataaaattgaattgaattaaaagaaTTTGTTCATCTTGAGTGCAAATAGCAACAAGGAAAAGTATCATTTTGATGCATTGATTACATATATTTGTTTTACCGTTTATTTCACTGCTGGTTTCTTACAGGTGAACGTTCTTGCACTGTGTATCTGTGCACGTGAAGCTTATCAGTCAATGAAAGAGAGAAATGTGGACGATGGGCACATCATAAACATAAACAggtgcagttttattttactgATGGACAGTGATGGGTATGCTTGTGCAGTTTACACAAACATCTTATAATTCAGTCATTCTTTTGGCAACTCTGCACAATGGACTTTTCTCACAGCACACATTGTATCTCCCCCTTTAAGAACCCTACTATAGCCAATGAGTGTTTTTATTACTGGTAGgtccaataaaaataaataccagACTGCTGTGTCAATAACAATATATTAGAACCAAAAGGGACATCTTCATATTGCTTTCATTGGCCAGCTAGCAGTTCAGAACTAAAAGATTTTTGAGTTTACTATGAAAATCAtcaagaaaaatgaaaccaaatctAATTGCCAGAACCgagaaatgttttgctttttttaaatctcaaaaCACAAGTACCTTCCTGGTTATACATTATATAGAAACCTTTAAATTACAGCACAACAGCATAGTGATGCAGTGGTTAACACTGTTATCTCACAACTTATCTCACAAATCCAGCATCTGGCCAGTGTCTTTCTCTGTGTAGTTTGCATCTTCTCCCTGTGTCTGCAGGAGTTCTCACCTTCCCAcatagtccaaagacatgcagtaagTTGGGTTAGTTTAGTTgaactgtgtctgtgtctctgtgtcctgtGACAGACTTGGGACCTGTCTGTGCTGTACCCGAGGCTCCTGGACCCTGAATTAgataagcaaaagaaaacaggtGGATGTTAAACGATATAGAAACTGTTGCCATTGTTGTTATAACACTTGTAAATATCCTCTGTTGCAGTGTGTGCGGCCATCAAGTGTTTCCTAATGCTGACGGACATTTCTACACCGCCACCAAGTATGCTGTAACTGCGCTGACTGAGGGCCTGAGGCAGGAGCTGCGTGCAGAAAACACTCATATCCGGGCCACAGTAAGCTTTTGAAAGACACTGTAACCAGCTCCAAAGTACCTTTAACACTAATGTCAGCTGTTATGAGATGCACACAGAGTACTTCTTGAAGAATCCTCATTAATAATGTCATTTTGCAGAGCATTTCTCCTGGCGTTGTGAAGACAGAATTTGCATACCGCGTCTACAGAGACAATTCTGATAAAGCAGCTGCTGTATACactaaaaataaggtaaaatcaTTATTCCTTCATTTCCTACAATCGCTACAGTATTGTTGATATGATTACTATTAAAATTTCATTAAGCACTTTTCACTTCTTTGATAGTCTCTGGAAGCAAAAGACCTCGTCCATGCCGTCACATATGTGCTCAGTGCCCCTCCTCATGTTCAGGTTTGagattttctctcattttcctcttttttgtgaCCTTTTGAACTTTtctattttccattttaaatatcAGCAGTTTAGTCATAAGATAACATTCATCTATCTTTTCTTTCAGATTGGGGAGATTTTGCTTGAAAGTCTGTAGCAGGTGTCATGCAACTTGGCCTTGAGACCCATCCCAATCTTTACATCAAAGTAGTGTGACCGGCTCTCCTTACTTCTCAACACTGTCAGATTGTAATCAATTCACAGAAGGATAAAATAAAGGAAACTCATCCAGCTGTTTTCTGTCTAATTGTCTTCTTATCAAAGGTCCCTGTGGTACCTTTTTACAAGCGTCCTACTGGCCAGCAAGGAATGCCCATGAAAACACTTTAATTAATGACAGCTTCCTTCTTATTGTAACAGATCTCAGTTGCTGGATAGTATTTAAGCTCTAAGAGTGTTTTTACTGTTAAGCAGATGTTCATTTCAGCAGGTTAGAACCTTAGctggtttgggggggggggggggggggggtgtcatggAGCAACCGTACAAGTCATAAGGGCCTAAAGACTGATGAACAAAGGTCACTTACCAATGTATGTTCTCCAACCAGTTGGTGAATGGTTGCTGGAAGTTGTTGGCAGTCACTAGGTAAAATTCGTGGCAAGGAGGTATATGGTGCTGTACTAAAACCTCTGTGTGGTTCCTTTGTATGGTAGCAGATTTCTACACTCTCCGGGAGTTTGTGTGGATGATGCAAATATGTCTACAAGCACTCACCAAATTGCTGAGTGTCTTGACACTTTGACACTGCTCCGCAAGCACAATGCTCCATTGTCAAGGATGCAATAGAGAACTGTTTGCTAGTGTTCATTTTTGGCTCTAATAAACAATACATTTGGTGTAAATAAACAAACGCAGGTATCTGAGAGAGTAAGCTTTTAAAGgagctatcatgtcaatataaaACTTTGACTACCAAGAAAACATAAGTTTGACTTAAAAAACTGGCAGCAGTGTCAAAGTTCTGGCCACCTTGGTGTTTTGGTCCCTTTCAAGTGTGACTTGACCAAAGAGCAATAGATTCTGGCCatgaccaatgttccctctaatttttcatgtgtctgagcgaccACACAAACTCCCtaagcggtcccttggaccactgtgagcaacattagacgtgtgcactgtggttaTGCCAGCATTGAATCCATCcaaggtttattaaaataatcaaattacagcatttacatttatgttagactactattaattaactgctttagcccacttacaatgaaaattaaaaaaaaaaaaatcttgttcatgacctgtgtagtatgttaacacttttggaagtaaaaataacttgaattccaattttgaaaacaaaacttttttttttttttataaagctctgacttgaaTTATGAGTATGGGTCTGTgttctgggagagagtcctgtaactctgtctgcaaaatacagtatataatgaccaatgttggacaatttatttttttaaataaacatttcaaactatttacagaacaatcagctgttctgcatcaaatctgatgccacacaaattatttgtgtcactccaaaaaataatttctgtccactatgagataaaagagaacaacagcctgatacctgcaggcctgacaacaggagatgtatcactcctgtaacacctgtaacattcagcagtcgcctcattgttctgacacacaaaacaaaactattgactacactacacactaactacacaagatttgcgctaaacgtcgcaaatctctcacgtctcaaaacaccgccgtcactcctaaaacttcccccttcctaaacaactaaatgccatgttgctttatcattttttgattggtcgacatggtacatttttcgaccaatagcaataggggttttttttttggtgttgtttttgctcacaggcggagagtgcttttgaggttttctttataaaacacagtttttactgtttcttcccgcagtaaatataaacaacgatagtattgactatgtgcacgttagcatatgctacttccggtgcggaaactcctgtggggagctttgcttccggtgtcctattcgcgcctggtttacggtccaaaacaagttaagcaaatgaatcaagtggcgatttacatttctatagatgtcttgggcatttacccaatatatctgtaaatgatgttcatcgacttgtcgatatttttcccccgcgcctcagagcaaaagagaaaagggattcaaatgttatatttctcagctgtccctcgtttatcgtgggtgttatgttctaaaaataaccagcaataggtgaaatcaagtagccaattttattttttgacagtgCAAAACGTTTGGTGGACATggtggacatacagtactgcacctcagagtcacactgctagcgatcaatgcagcgattctgtactgtacaggagagacgtcacggaggagatcgtctgcagcgatcaggacgcaggacaaaatgtgatgtaaaaaaaaaaagcatgcaaacttgcactaaaaaaatccgtgaaacagcgaggtgaaaggtgaaccgcgttacagcgagggaccgctgtaattttgaaggtaagtcacaacatacccttcataaatactaatgtatagaaaccgttaccagcaatcattcattttttgtgtggcttttttcacggtttgttaacatgccgTGTAGGcgtgtacttgactagctgatatcgacataacgggggaaacatctggtttgactattcttcagctgtagtttgaatgctgaacatttgcctgtttaaatcataagaccagtgactatacagagatgtgcttctgaatgtggacgatgtgtcttctgctgcagtaatgcagttctgcttgtgttgagtgatgtaaacaactgatcgatctaaaggctttaaacgtcaaaattgatcattagattttttatgacacaacagcggtgagtgttcccaccttctcctctttgtaactttccgttttcgagttttggacatgattttggagtatatctttgcagtagcgattgaccgcaaagtaaagctaccggaaatgcactaccccacatccggtctcaaaccaggaagttagcattgtctcgtgcacatagtcaattcaggaagaaaaccaaacattgcatatatttttttatcataactccaGTTTTActtggcctatcaacacaatttaaaaactggtataaagttcacactttttctgtcagttgttccgtctgtcctgctcacatctccaatggttgtacaggttgtcattaacgtggcttcactccacatcagccacgctgctttgctagctaaaacaccggtgtcgtcacataaggacgctgtcatagcctgtcaatgaCGTtcattagctgcgtatatatatgaatgtgaatcgcatcattggctggactatgggataaggtggcatcgttctaatcccatacgggatCAGCCAGTCACTttctgactaacactgcaaaacagaattgttaaagtattttttttaagttcaattcaggttagatttttttttggtgcacaacgcagattttctgtgcgcagagaccgtgccagcagtgcacaATTGCGCACGcacgcagcttagagggaacattggccAGGACTGTACTatgaccatagctggactggccatcaggcataccgggcatttggcatcaggccgatggtgatttttcatttttatgggccggtgatttttttcttttcttttctttttatttttttgtaacggtagaaacaatgaaaggtggtgcattggccagatgctggtcgatgtgtaaaaataactcagttgtttggtggcggctatggcggagcttccacagaggccagcatgtggatgagggaaggggaggcaggagaaggagagacaagtgtcaggtgaactgaacttagagtaagaagttatgacctgcagtcagtctgggtcagatataaaccaagtttaggtggagtttattttcgttctgctgactttttacagtcagtgacaataactcgtactgcgtactagctagcatgacagagtttctatacagctgggtgggtgctatgatgttactgatgtagcttgccatcgccagtgtgtgaatgggtgaatgactgaatgtagtgtgaagcgctttggggtccttagggactagaaaagcgctatacaaatgcaggccatttaccatttaccatttactgatagtgaactttattttattcataaggttagttagtagagttgccaaccgtcctgtaaaaaTTAAatcgtcccgcattcagagaaaattttgtgttgagctgaaaaggaacagtttgtcccagacttcagctacaatagaaaaagacacaaagctggagttattctgtcgttaAGCTGCACAgttgcctcttctcctctcattctctccccctctctctgttgttgctacttcaatcatgaaactgaccaatgatcagctgatcggcttttctctcttgcttgtttatctcccactttgcgccagaaagcgGAAACCGGCGGATGTcgtgctaaacaacagcagcaagtttaagatcagctgttgttagaatttatttaatattactttctagtatcagctaaTGTTTGCTGgcgccacagctgtaaaagctgctggtcatgatgtcggtttggatatcctggtgagagggaaacatgaagatgaaaccaggagatgtccttactgaatcagagctgaactgtttctgagagacacataacaccaggatccttttctaagtagcttacagctggtaactgtgcaggggtggctctagcaaagttttgccagggggccaggtagggcattaacagggaaaggggggcacaaagaaatacttttctttcttattctcatttaaaacatCTAGCTCTTATTAAATAGTTATCTGAAtctggggcagggatagctcagtaggtagagtggtggccccatgatcggaaggtcgggggttcgattcccctgaacagctgaGCAAGAtaccatccctacacactgctccctgggcgcccaatggctgcccactgcttcactgagtgaatgggttaaaggcagagaggaatttccacacggggatcaataaagtacactttctgaATCTTAcgaccaaagtttttatctgacgtaaaatgtatagaaaccatacattttttttgtcccagtccagccctgactATGACCTCTAGTGATTAATATTGCAAAGGAAGAACAGtaggatgcaaaagtttgggcaaccttgttaatagtcattattttcctgtataaatcgttggttgttacaataaaaaatgtcagttaaatatatcatataggagacacacacagtgacatttgagaagtgaaatgaagtttactggatttacagaaagtgtgcaataattgtttaaacaaaatcaggcaggtgcataaatttgggcaccacaaaaaaaaaaaaaaaaaaaaagaaatgaaatcaatatttagtagaTCCGCCTTTTGCAGAAGTTACAGCCTCTAAACGCTTCCTGTAGGTTCCAGTGAGAGTCTGGATTGTAgttgaaggtattttggaccattcctctttacaaaacatctctagttcattcaggtttgatggcTTCTGAGCAAGGACAGCTCTCTTTAActcacaccacagattttcaataatatttAGGTCTGGGGACTGAGATGGCCATTCCAGAACATtgtacttgttcctctgcatgaatgccttagtggattttgagcagtgtttcgggtcgttgtcttgttgaaagatcCAGACCCACcgcagcttcagctttgtcacTGATACCTGGACATTggtctccagaatctgctgatactgagtggaatccatgtgtccctcaactttgacaagattcccagtccctgcactggctacacagccccacagcatgatggaaccaccaccatattttactgtaggtagcaggtgtttttcttggaatgccgtgttctttttcctccatgcatAACACCCCTTGTTATGCCCAAATAACTCAATTTTtgtttcatcagtccacagcaccTTATTCCACAATGAAGCTGActtgtccaaatgtgctttaGCATACCCCAAGCGGCTCTGTTTGTTcctaactgtggaaacagacagcttaaatctgtgagacagctttctgtatctttcccctaaaccatgatggtgaacaatctttgtcttcaggtcatttgagagttgttttgagacccccatgttgctactcttcagagaaaattaaaagaggagAGAAACTTACAATTGACCCCcttaaatgctctttctcattattggattcacctgtgtatgtaggtcaggggtcactGAGCTTACCAAGCCAATTTGAGTTCCAATAATTAGTTCTAAAGGTTTTGGAATCAAGAAAATGACAgcagtgcccaaatttatgcacctgcctgattttgtttaaacaattattgcacactttctgtaaatccaataaacttcatttcacttctccaATATcgctgtgtgtgtctcctatatgatatatttaactgacatttttttactgtaacaaccaacgatttatacaggaaaataatgactattaacaaggttgcccaaacctttgcatcccactgtaaaAGCAGAGCTGTGAAATGCACAATAGTGATGACCTTCATTGGTGTGTTTTCTTGGGACATTTTGTGCTCTTCATTAACAACCAGCCATGGTTTAAATTCCATACATCAGTATGTCCATGTTTATACCAGTGTTATCTTATTATGAGTAAACTGCTTGTgtttaaaatgcaattaaagGGAAAGTTCAATAAGCCACAGTAAAAAGCATGAAACAAGATAAAATCTGAAATCTGAACATGCAGAGAGGCACTGAGCACATATTGTGATGACACTAACAACATCTATTTCTTTCAGAGGCAATCAGAGAagagaaagcatgtgtgttGGTCTACAAACAAACTTGATATTTCTTTTATCCACACGTGTTCTTTAAAGAGAAATCCTATTTAAAATACTCCAACTGCTGCTACTAATATACTGccacaaataataataacaataataataataaaattaataataatgaagttttttctgctgtgtcATGCTGAGATGAGACCAAGAAACTGGGATGGCAGCCAGTTTATGTTTATATGTTACTATAAAACCGGTGAGTTGCAATTCATCATCCATTATAACTCTGTAAACCTGACTCTGTGTAAAAGTTCATTTCTATCAGTTGGTGCACAAAAATGGCcgtttaaagttttaattgtTAAAACAGGGTTTCTGTATCCAATATAATAACAATGTTTGgtgtagttttttattttacaaaaaaacctcaaaaaaacaaaacaaaacctttcaTGATTAAAAATTCAACTTCCTCAGAAGTTCTTAATTTGCGAGTCACAATTCTGGTATAAAGTATTACCAAATCACGCCTTCTTTCCTTCTTGGTTGTTGAGCTATGAAATGTTGATGACCTCCACAAGTTTTCCATTTGTCCAAAATGGAAGGACTGATCCTAAAAAAGCATTTCCCCCTGAAAGTTAAATGTCTCTTTGCTGCTGTATAGAGCATGACTGAGGAATTATTGATTCTTCCCATATTGTCTCTAATCTTAGCGAGGAAATCCTTGACAGAGGCCGAATGGTCACAAATACTTAATATTATACAGAATGTTACAAATTAATTAGCTCactcacttcagtttttattgtgGCAGTCATGTCAAGGTAGTTGTCCCCGGcagaatttgtttcccctgcGTTGAGAGCACAGGCTTGGTTgtccaaatcacagacaaacaataTAAACACCAAAAAAATTGCTTCTTTTACATGCCTGAATGTGcacaaaataggtttaaatgttacacaaatttcttcaagtcataGGTTGTTCCATATTATGTCactttttgcttgatgcaatgtgcataaagttaaaagattaaaaataataaaaccaaTTTTTAAAAGAGGATTTTTCAAGTGATCCAATTTtagatggattatgcagaaaaaaatctaattgggctgaaaggtctattgctttataacgtattcaggttgtgtatcatgtttttaaaatgaaataattacttttaaaaatacgtaatcagtaaagtaactggataACCTTCTTGGAGAAGTAATAGTAACTACTTACTATTTTCAAGTAATTTGGTTGGAATGGAGGTGGAGTCAACTGGATCCGTTCTCCCTACCTGGTGAGCGCTCACGACGCAGAGGAAACTAATTCTGTCAGGGATATCTATCTTGGCACGTCCCTCTCTTCATACTTTTGGTGCGTGAGCTGGTTACAATTGTCTGTGATGGAGCGCTGGCGGGGCAGAGTGGCTCTGGTGACCGGAGCCTCGGTTGGGATCGGGGCGGCTGTAGCCATGGAGCTGGTCCGGCTCGGTATGAAAGTGGTGGGCTGCGACAGGGACGTGGGGAAATTACAGGTTTGCTCTGAAATAACAAACTTGATTTCAGAAGAGAAACACTTAATGTAAAACTCTAATGCAAAGGACTTTTTAATGTTATGCAAATATGCAGTTATGTAGCTCTGTCAAGTGGACATCATATAATGGCTGTCAAGCGACagactttttgttttacaataaATCATTTATGCTGTACATATTGGTCAATATGCATGGGTTAAAATGAGCTGCACAATACCAGATACAAGTAGTGTACTATGCAGCATAATGAACAAAATTATAAACAGTATGTTGGCAGTATAGGAGACAGAAGTCAGACATGATATCttacataca comes from Astatotilapia calliptera chromosome 14, fAstCal1.2, whole genome shotgun sequence and encodes:
- the LOC113035707 gene encoding dehydrogenase/reductase SDR family member 11-like → MERWRGRVALVTGASVGIGAAVAVELVRLGMKVVGCARDVGKIQKLAAECQSAGHPGVLVPFKCDLTKEEEILSMFATIKEQHKGVDVCINNAGLAHPEALLNGKTSGWKNMWDVNVLALCICAREAYQSMKERNVDDGHIININSVCGHQVFPNADGHFYTATKYAVTALTEGLRQELRAENTHIRATSISPGVVKTEFAYRVYRDNSDKAAAVYTKNKSLEAKDLVHAVTYVLSAPPHVQIGEILLESL